TGACTGATCATTTGTTGATTAGGTCCTTGGGCTTGCGTACCGACCCAGACTTCCACTTGATCATGTTGAACCCAAGCGGTACAGTTAAGAGGCTCCATAGGTGCGTGGGCGAGAAAGGGAGCATAATAGGTTGAAGTAATCTTATTGCTCGCCGTTAAATTATCCGTTGACTGTTGCCGATCAACTGCAGTGAGAGTCTGCTCGCCACCAGCCACCAGGCGTTTCATTTTCTCCAGTAATGCATCACTATTGAACCCGCTATCAACGGCTTTATCCCATTGAACCGTGACCGCCTTTCTGGCTTCAAAGGCGATCCAGGTGTTATTCGCTAACACCGCCACCCCTTCACTGACCGGAGAACTTACTTTCAATACATAATGAACCCCTTTGATTTTAAGCGCTTTATCAGCATCAAAAGACACTACCTTAGCACCTGGATGAGGAGCTCTGATAACCCCAGCAATTAACATACCAGGCAATTGTATATCCATACCAAAACGCGCTCTACCGGTGGATTTGGCAAGATTATCCACCCGTGGGATAGATTGGCCAATAAAATTAAATTGTTCCGGCGTTTTAAGTTTAACCTCGGATGGAGCGGGCAAAGTACTCGCAATGTTAGCGAGATCACCAAAGGTAGCGCGATGAAAACCGGAATGTGCAATACCATTTTTAATGTGTACGGAATCCACCGACACTTGCCATTTTTTAGCCGCCGCCTGACGCAGTATTTCACGAGCCGCAGCGCCGGCTTGACGAAGTGGCATCCACATGGCTCTTACTGACGTTGAACCACCGGTAGCTTGGGTATGAAACCATGGGTGAGCGTAAATAGGGTCTGAGGGCGCAAACACAACTCTAATTTTTTGCCAATCAGCATCCATCTCCTCCGCCAGCAACATGGGGAGAGCAGTATTCACTCCCTGCCCCATCTCCGATTTATCCACTAAAATCGTGATTAAACCAGTGGGTTCGATTTTTACCCACGGGCTGGGGGTAAAAGTGTTGTGCTGAGTATCGGCTAAGGCATCATGGTTTAATCCGATAGCAAAACCACCCCCGGCCACTGCCACTAGCTTGAAGAAATCTCGTCTTGATATTGATAACGCCATGATTTATCGCCTTAAAATAATGACTAACTCTTTGATAAACGACGAATCAAACTGGATGTATCCCATCGTCCACCACCTAGTTGTTGTACATCAGCATAAAATTGGTCAATCAATGCTGTTAAGGGTAAAGTGGAACCATTTTTTCGTGCCTCATCGAGAACCAAATTTAAATCCTTACGCATCCAGTCCACGGCAAAACCAAAATCAAATTTGTCTTCAAGCATGGTTTTACCGCGGTTTTCCATTTGCCAAGACTGGGCGGCCCCCTTTGAGATAACCTCTAATACTAAATGACCATCAAGACCCGCCTGCTGTGAAAAATGCAGGGCTTCGGATAAACCTTGAACTATTCCTGCGATACAAATTTGATTCACCATTTTTGTTAATTGACCCATGCCATGACCACCCATCAGGGTGACAGCCTTGGCAAAGCACTGCAAGATGGGCTGAGCCAGCTTAAACTGATGCTCATCCCCTCCACACATCACTGTTAACTGACCTTTTTCCGCACCCACTTGGCCGCCTGATACGGGGGCATCAATAAATGCAGCCTGTTGGAGAGCGCACGCTGCACTGATTTCGTGGGCAATGTCAGCGGAGGCGGTGGTGTGGTCAATCAAAAGACTGCCCGCCCTTAAGCCTGCCAAAATCCCCTCCTCACCATACACCACACTTCTTATATCTTGGTCATTACCCACGCACATTAAAACAAAGTCCGATTGTGCAGCAGCCTCTTGAGGAGTATAGGCTATTTTTCCTTGAGGAAACTGTTTTAACCAGTCCTGTGCCTTTTGGCTTGAGCGATTATAAACGGTCACTTGATGACCTTTTTGATGTAAATGTCCAGCCATGGGATAGCCCATTACGCCAAGGCCAATAAAAGATACTGTACTCATAATCAATGCATCCTGTTAGTTGGTAAATACCACATGAAATTGGACAATAACGGCATCTGCCACCGTATCGGGATCCGCCCAAACACCCTGCCCAATCAGGAATGATCCACGGGACAACACAAATTGACCATCGGCCACCAAGAGTGATCCCTGATGGGACAATGCTATAGGTATTTTAATGGTTTTTTGAATGTTTTTGATAGTTAAAACCCCTTCAACCGAATAATGTTGATCTTGGGTTTTAGTAATATTAGAAGAATTAAACTCAGCCACGGGAAACAAAGCCACATTAAACCAGTTTTTTCCTTTGGCTTCATCCTCCGTTTCAGTGGAAGCAAAATCAATACTTGAAAGATCCACTATGATGTGGGCATGACTATTCTGAGGTTGACTGTCATCAAAGTGTATTTGTCCCTGCAGTTTTTTAAAGGCTCCTTGTACAGGAGAGCCTTCCTGTTGAATGGTGAATAACAATTTACTCTGTGTTGAGATGACTTCAGCATTCACTATCGAAGCTCCTAGGCACCAGAGCAAACAACATAATAATGATTTGATCAGCGATTTTTTCATGGTGGAATTCCTTAAAATGTCATTCTGGAAAGAAGGTTTACTTTGTCCCGCCATTGATGCTTAATGGCCCCCAAGATATGTAAAGCCACGAAACTCACTAACACCCAATTTAGGGTTTCATGAATCTCTTTCAACGTATTTGAGAGTTCTTTATTTTTTGCCACGAGATTAGGTAAATGAATCAGGTTTAAATACACGACACTGACCCCAGCGGCAGAGCTATGGAGCCAACCCGTTAGCGGCACCAACAACAACAGCAAATAAATTATTCCATGAACGCTGTGCGAGAGTCTTTTTTCCCAGACCTGTAATCGATCAGGTAGCGCTGGGGGCCGATGAGTCAACCGCCATAGAATGCGCAGAAAAAATAAACCTAATACGGTGATGCCAATCCATTTGTGGTAGGCATAAAGCTTTAACTTTAAAGGAGACAAGGATAAATCAGACATGTAAAGACCTAAAGGAAAGGCAACGACAATGAATACGGCTATCAGCCAGTGCAAAATTACCGCCGTCTTGGTATATTTTTCTATCATAACAACTCCCAGAGTAATTAGTTCGTGTACGAACTAAATTGTAGCAACTATTTAAGATTAAATAAAGTCAAAAAATTTTGGCTAGTTTGCTCGGCCACAGACTCTAGGCTGATCCCTTTTAATCTTGCAATCTCCTTGGCCACCTCCACCACATAGGCCGGTTCATTGGTTTTCCCACGGTAAGGAGCAGGCGCCAAATAAGGGGAATCGGTTTCAATGAGCAAGCGCTCCATGGGTAGGGCGATGACCGTATCTTTAAGATTTTGCGCATTTTTAAAGGTCACAATGCCTGAAATGGAAATATAAAAACCCATCTCTATGGCTTGCTCAGCGACTTCTAAAGACTCTGTAAAGCAATGCAAAATACCCCCTACTTGAGCGGCGTACTCTTGCTTCATAATTTTAAGAGTATCCTCTGGGGCATGTCGAGTATGAATAATTAAGGGTT
This sequence is a window from Ferrovum sp. JA12. Protein-coding genes within it:
- a CDS encoding xanthine dehydrogenase family protein molybdopterin-binding subunit codes for the protein MALSISRRDFFKLVAVAGGGFAIGLNHDALADTQHNTFTPSPWVKIEPTGLITILVDKSEMGQGVNTALPMLLAEEMDADWQKIRVVFAPSDPIYAHPWFHTQATGGSTSVRAMWMPLRQAGAAAREILRQAAAKKWQVSVDSVHIKNGIAHSGFHRATFGDLANIASTLPAPSEVKLKTPEQFNFIGQSIPRVDNLAKSTGRARFGMDIQLPGMLIAGVIRAPHPGAKVVSFDADKALKIKGVHYVLKVSSPVSEGVAVLANNTWIAFEARKAVTVQWDKAVDSGFNSDALLEKMKRLVAGGEQTLTAVDRQQSTDNLTASNKITSTYYAPFLAHAPMEPLNCTAWVQHDQVEVWVGTQAQGPNQQMISQLTGMPTQQVHVYTQYLGGGFGRRFAPDFVMEAVVLSKQILTPVKVVYDRTDDLTQYYYRPAALCQLEGAIDHNGQITHLRAITATDSIAQGTGFEKALIKGGVDQTSVEGLHDIPYTIPNFKVEWANLNSGVRTWFWRSVGHSQNSFFSECFMDELAHLAQVDPLEFRLKHLANHSRHYAVLQLLQDKSNWHSTLESGHARGVAIVESFGSVVAQMVEISLVDNTPKLHRVVIAADVGTVVNPDTVKAQLEGAMVFGLSAALYGEVKFKDGHPQVNNFSDYPVVRLIEVPPVEVYLISTHDHPGGVGEPGTPPIAPALCNALFVLTQKRHYQLPIVVNA
- a CDS encoding NAD(P)-dependent oxidoreductase produces the protein MSTVSFIGLGVMGYPMAGHLHQKGHQVTVYNRSSQKAQDWLKQFPQGKIAYTPQEAAAQSDFVLMCVGNDQDIRSVVYGEEGILAGLRAGSLLIDHTTASADIAHEISAACALQQAAFIDAPVSGGQVGAEKGQLTVMCGGDEHQFKLAQPILQCFAKAVTLMGGHGMGQLTKMVNQICIAGIVQGLSEALHFSQQAGLDGHLVLEVISKGAAQSWQMENRGKTMLEDKFDFGFAVDWMRKDLNLVLDEARKNGSTLPLTALIDQFYADVQQLGGGRWDTSSLIRRLSKS
- a CDS encoding YceI family protein, with the translated sequence MKKSLIKSLLCCLLWCLGASIVNAEVISTQSKLLFTIQQEGSPVQGAFKKLQGQIHFDDSQPQNSHAHIIVDLSSIDFASTETEDEAKGKNWFNVALFPVAEFNSSNITKTQDQHYSVEGVLTIKNIQKTIKIPIALSHQGSLLVADGQFVLSRGSFLIGQGVWADPDTVADAVIVQFHVVFTN
- a CDS encoding cytochrome b, with protein sequence MIEKYTKTAVILHWLIAVFIVVAFPLGLYMSDLSLSPLKLKLYAYHKWIGITVLGLFFLRILWRLTHRPPALPDRLQVWEKRLSHSVHGIIYLLLLLVPLTGWLHSSAAGVSVVYLNLIHLPNLVAKNKELSNTLKEIHETLNWVLVSFVALHILGAIKHQWRDKVNLLSRMTF
- a CDS encoding TatD family hydrolase, giving the protein MYIDSHCHLNFPELNNRIDHIKEAMLLAKVSKALCISVNLETFQEVIAVAMLHDDWYATVGVHPDYQEVEEPTVAGLVTLAQHKKVIGIGETGLDYFRLEGDLEWQRERFRVHIRAARECQKPLIIHTRHAPEDTLKIMKQEYAAQVGGILHCFTESLEVAEQAIEMGFYISISGIVTFKNAQNLKDTVIALPMERLLIETDSPYLAPAPYRGKTNEPAYVVEVAKEIARLKGISLESVAEQTSQNFLTLFNLK